A window of Hippoglossus stenolepis isolate QCI-W04-F060 chromosome 18, HSTE1.2, whole genome shotgun sequence contains these coding sequences:
- the ass1 gene encoding argininosuccinate synthase, which translates to MSKGTVVLAYSGGLDTSCILVWLKEEGYDVIAYLANIGQNEDFEAARKKAEILGAKKVFIEDLRAQFVEEFIWPAVQANAVYEDRYLLGTAIARPCIARRQVEIARSEGAQYVSHGATGKGNDQIRFELTCYALYPEVKIIAPWRIPDFYNRFRGRKDLMEYAQKHGIPVPVTPRAPWSMDANFMHISYESGILEDPKNHAPDDLYLMTRNPQDSPNSPDRLEIEFRKGVPVKVTNLNDGTFKDIPLEIFSLLNEIGGKHGVGRIDIVENRFIGMKSRGIYETPGGTILLQAHLDIETFTMDKEVRRIKQGLGIKFSELVYNGFWFSPEGEFVQHCIAKSQENVEGKVQLSVFKGQVYILGRESPKSLYNEELVSMDVQGDYDPCDASGFIRINAVRLREHHRLQGFSSTKQ; encoded by the exons gccAACATCGGGCAAAATGAAGATTTTGAGGCTGCGCGGAAAAAGGCAGAAATCCTCGGCGCAAAGAAG GTTTTCATTGAGGACCTGCGTGCACAGTTTGTGGAGGAGTTCATCTGGCCAGCAGTTCAGGCCAACGCTGTGTACGAGGACCGCTACCTGCTGGGCACGGCCATAGCTCGGCCCTGCATCGCCCGCCGCCAAGTTGAAATTGCACGCAGCGAGGGCGCCCAGTATGTCTCCCATGGTGCCACGGGAAAG GGTAATGACCAGATCCGGTTTGAGCTCACGTGCTACGCCCTCTACCCCGAGGTTAAG ATCATCGCACCGTGGAGGATCCCCGATTTCTACAATCGCTTCCGCGGGAGAAAGGACCTGATGGAATACGCACAG aaacatggcatTCCAGTGCCCGTGACTCCACGCGCACCCTGGAGCATGGACGCCAACTTCATGCATATAAG CTACGAGTCTGGCATCCTTGAGGATCCCAAG AATCACGCTCCGGACGACCTGTACCTGATGACCAGGAACCCACAGGATTCACCCAACAGCCCCGATCGACTGGAGATAGAGTTCAGAAAAG GAGTTCCTGTCAAAGTGACCAATCTGAATGACGGCACATTCAAGGACATACCACTGGAGATCTTCTCACTCCTGAATGAGATTGG AGGCAAACACGGTGTGGGCAGGATTGACATTGTCGAGAACCGTTTCATTGGAATGAAGTCCAGAG GGATTTATGAAACCCCCGGAGGGACCATCCTGTTACAGGCTCATTTAGACATCGAGACCTTTACCATGGACAAAGAGGTCCGGCGGATCAAGCAGGGACTGGGTATCAAGTTCTCTGAACTCGTCTACAATG GTTTCTGGTTCAGTCCAGAGGGTGAGTTTGTGCAACACTGCATAGCCAAGTCCCAGGAGAACGTGGAGGGCAAAGTGCAGCTGTCCGTCTTCAAGGGTCAGGTCTATATCCTGGGACGAGAGTCACCCAAGTCCCTTTACAACGAAGAGTTGGTCAG CATGGACGTGCAAGGGGACTACGACCCATGTGATGCCTCTGGATTCATCCGGATTAACGCTGTCAG GTTAAGGGAGCACCATCGTTTGCAGGGTTTCTCCAGCACCAAGCAGTAA